In Cutaneotrichosporon cavernicola HIS019 DNA, chromosome: 1, one DNA window encodes the following:
- a CDS encoding uncharacterized protein (Scramblase), translating to MLRPGLAAVRPLMRPRAAWRPHLTPHTLPLPPVTRLSRQLSASAPLLRRDDDRVPRGHVRPVRRRIRRDETYGPQSGQAYQSDPLGMGMGFDQQAYSPPRNVVVPDDPYGVLQKNHAAYELLAHDSLVVVRQFEMMNVFLGYEQANRYAIYSSDGSHVGFLAEEDKGFTGAITRQTLHTHRPFKSTVMDKHGTPILWIERPFAFINSRIRVRANPDLGAVGEGTNPLVGETQQQWHPWRRRYNLFESRVDGDKTVMDQFARIDGGLFAWDFWLTDRDGQLLATINRNFSGFGREIFTDTGQYVIRFDAAGSEINMPRGSQVTVQGQTLVLPEDRRGLTLDERAMTLATAVSIDFDYFSRHSGSGGGFLPFWMFSGGDGSSEHSRGGEAPAPTGSGSGTGVGGAGAGDVLGGAAAGAAGGYAGRDWTDDEIYGRATPPDAHGNSPSRPYEPPAPGQQAEGFDYPPDLPGDEELMQDPWETPGSDDGGFFGGGGGGGGGGDWGGGGDWF from the exons ATGTTACGACCAGGCCTCGCAGCGGTGCGGCCGTTGATGCGGCCCCGGGCCGCATGGAGACCTCACCTCACGCCGCACACGcttcccctcccacccgtcACTCGACTCTCGCGACAGCTCTCCGCCTCAGCACCCCTCCTCAGGCGGGACGACGACCGAG TCCCTCGCGGCCATGTACGTCCTGTCCGCCGCCGAATTCGGCGCGACGAGACGTACGGTCCCCAATCGGGCCAAGCCTACCAATCCGATCCTCTaggcatgggcatgggtTTTGACCAGCAAGCGTACTCTCCACCCCGGAACGTTGTGGTCCCCGACGATCCCTATGGCGTGTTACAGAAGAATCACGCCGCGTACGAGTTACTGGCGCACGactcgctcgtcgtcgttcgCCAATTCGAGATGATGAACGTCTTCCTCGGTTACGAGCAGGCGAATCGGTACGCCATCTATTCTTCGGATGGGTCGCATGTTGGATTCCTCGCGGAAGAAGACAAGGGATTTACAGGTGCGATTACACGGCAGACGTTACATACCCACCGGCCCTTCAAGTCTACCGTCATGGATAAGCACGGTACACCTATTCTGTGGATTGAGCGTCCGTTTGCATTTATCAATTCGCGGATTCGGGTTCGGGCCAATCCCGACCTCGGGGCTGTTGGAGAGGGTACAAACCCGCTAGTGGGCGAGACACAGCAGCAGTGGCATCCGTGGCGCCGGCGATACAATCTGTTTGAGAGTAGAGTCGACGGGGACAAGACGGTCATGGACCAATTCGCGCGTATCGATGGCGGACTGTTCGCTTGGGACTTTTGGCTCACCGATCGCGATGGACAGCTGCTCGCTACGATTAATCGAAACTTTAGCGGATTTGGGCGCGAAATCTTCACGGATACGGGACAGTATGTTATTCGCTTCGATGCGGCTGGAAGCGAGATCAACATGCCCCGCGGGTCACAGGTTACTGTACAAGGACAAACCCTGGTTCTTCCAGAGGACAGGCGGGGTTTGACCCTCGATGAGCGGGCAATGACACTTGCCACTGCTGTTTCAA tcGACTTTGATTACTTCTCCCGTCACTCTGGGAGCGGAGGTGGATTCCTCCCCTTCTGGATGTTTAGCGGTGGCGATGGGTCGAGCGAGCATTCgcgcggtggcgaggcTCCCGCACCCACTGGTTCTGGCTCTGGTACGGGAGTTGGTGGGGCAGGCGCCGgtgacgtcctcggcggAGCGGCTGCTGGTGCGGCGGGCGGATATGCTGGTCGCGACTggaccgacgacgagatctACGGGCGTGCGACCCCGCCAGACGCCCACGGCAACTCGCCTTCCAGACCATACGAACCCCCTGCACCAGGGCAGCAGGCAGAGGGCTTCGACTACCCGCCCGACTTGCCtggagacgaggagctcatgCAGGACCCCTGGGAAACCCCgggcagcgacgacggcggcttcttcggcggcggtggaggaggcggcggcggcggcgactggggtggtggaggagacTGGTTTTAG
- the rps27 gene encoding uncharacterized protein (Ribosomal protein S27): MTLAVDLLNPSAEAQARTHKLKKIVPQPNSFFMDVKCPGCFQITTVFSHASTVVQCGSCATVLCQPSGGKAKLTEGCSFRRKN, from the exons ATG ACTCTCGCTGTCGACCTTCTCAACCCCTCCGCTGAGGCCCAGGCCCGCACCcacaagctcaagaagatTGTGCCCCAGCCCAACTCGTTCTTCATGGACGTCAAGTGCCCCGGCTGCTTCCAGATCACCACCGTTTTCTCCCACGCCTCGACTGTCGTCCAGTGCGGCTCGTGCGCCACCGTCCTCTGCCAGCCTTCGGgcggcaaggccaagctcacTGAGG GCTGCTCGTTCCGCCGGAAGAACTAG
- the LTV1 gene encoding uncharacterized protein (Low temperature viability protein), giving the protein MPPKKSIYRQAGAQHFQLVHRSVRDPLINDPEASKHVFRPIERGNEKTGVTLSDLEASVDRSAMRPNEGEAATYGITYDDSGYDYMQHLRPVGLGGADSMLLEAPKKQAKGKFKMPEDVLASKDEVSVHDVYAAQEAIPRELQGFQPDMDPHLRQVLEALSDDEFVDDEEEDGDVFGELLGSGQLDDGEEGEEFEFAEWGVDDDERTENGDGEREETWEDRFRAFKAAGGHPKVPSNGGWNDDDVDSAERSEMADTVGSLVNGIEDMMVRGGKKRHGKRGPSDASGMSMSSSNVYRNDNLRTLDDRFDAIERAYEMDDDEEWDEDDDVSIAPSYMSSMSRVSFLRGDEPTGGGPVGEAEDNREDFDDIMTDFLDNYEVVGRRMREAVGGTKLTGPEKLAVIRAALEDEEEGPGRAENRRRILDLERRIETGQYRDIKESIDRREVEPEAKWDVETILSTYTNTENIPGMIRLRSGAEAKERAMRRAEAAAAAEAARMREAEEEEEGSGSETEREAKVTVARPKGEGAAERKARKAAVKAERAGRRAEKKAHTQTFGDERKRQLNAQKKAVGGGRAADKTVGSRGVVSLS; this is encoded by the exons ATGCCACCAAAAAAGTCAATCTACCGCCAAGCGGGAGCGCAGCACTTCCAGCTCGTGCACCGCTCCGTGCGCGATCCGCTCATCAACGACCCGGAGGCGAGCAAGCATGTATTCCGTCCCATTGAGCGGGGGAATGAAAAG ACCGGGGTGACGCTCTCGGACCTCGAGGCGAGCGTGGACAGGAGCGCGATGCGGCCcaacgagggcgaggcggccacCTACGGTATCACGTACGACGACTCGGGGTACGACTACATGCAGCACCTCCGGCCGGTTGGTTTGGGTGGCGCAGACTCGATGCTCCTTGAGGCGCCGAAGAAACAGGCAAAGGGCAAGTTCAAGATGCCAGAGGACGTGCTGGCGTCAAAGGACGAGGTATCTGTGCACGACGTGTATGCTGCACAGGAAGCGATTCcgcgcgagctgcaggGGTTCCAGCCCGACATGGACCCCCATCTTCGGCAGGTGCTCGAGGCTCtgtcggacgacgagtttgtcgacgacgaggaggaggatggagatgtgttcggcgagctcctggGCTCTgggcagctcgacgacggcgaggagggggaggagttCGAGTTCGCCGAGTGGGGAgttgacgatgacgagagGACGGAGAACGGCGACggagagcgcgaggagacgtGGGAGGACCGCTTCCGTGCTTTCAAGGCTGCCGGCGGGCATCCAAAGGTCCCCAGCAACGGAGGCTggaacgacgacgatgtcGACTCGGCCGAGCGTtccgagatggccgacACCGTTGGCAGCCTCGTCAACGGAATCGAGGACATGATGGTTCGCGGTGGCAAGAAGCGACACGGCAAGCGCGGGCCGTCCGACGCTTCGGGCATGAGCATGAGCTCTTCCAACGTCTACCGGAATGACAACTTGCGCACCCTTGATGACCGCTTTGACGCCATCGAGCGCGCGTacgagatggacgacgatgaggagtgggacgaggatgacgatgTGAGCATTGCACCAAGCTACATGAGCAGCATGTCGCGCGTTTCGTTCCTTCGTGGCGACGAGCCGACCGGCGGCGGTCCCGTGGGCGAAGCCGAGGACAACCGCGAGGACTTTGACGACATCATGACCGACTTCCTGGACAACTACGAGGTCGTGGGACGGCGCAtgcgcgaggcggtgggcggCACCAAGCTGACTGGACCCGAGAAGCTGGCGGTGAtccgcgccgctctcgaggacgaggaggagggtcCCGGTCGGGCGGAGAACCGTCGCCGGATTCTGgatctcgagcgccgcatCGAGACGGGTCAGTACCGCGACATCAAGGAGTCGATCGATCGccgcgaggttgagccCGAGGCCAAGTGGGACGTGGAGACGATTCTGT cgaCGTACACGAACACTGAGAACATTCCTGGTATGATCCGCTTGCGCTCAGGAGCGGAGGCCAAGGAACGGGCTATGCGCCGTGCAgaggctgctgctgctgctgaggctgcgcgtatgagggaggcggaggaggaggaggaggggtcGGGCTCGGAGActgagcgcgaggccaaggtTACGGTCGCCCGGCCgaagggagagggcgcggccgagcgcaaggcACGCAAGGCTGCCGTCAAGGCTGAGCGTGCGGGTCGTCGtgccgagaagaaggcgcaCACCCAGACGTTTGGAGacgagcgcaagcgccAGCTAAACGcgcagaagaaggcggtTGGTGGAGGCCGGGCCGCGGACAAGACGGTCGGCTCGCGTGGAGTCGTCTCTCTGTCGTAG
- the TIM13 gene encoding uncharacterized protein (Tim10/DDP family zinc finger), whose protein sequence is MSFFRGTNPSTGSLSAPSMQARKEEVKQQIQQELAVASAQQLVTKMTENCFAKCVTRPGPSLAGSEERCLSQCMQLYMAAFDKISQTYVTRISKEGRKQ, encoded by the exons ATGTCCTTCTTCCGCGGTACCAACCCCTCCACAGGCTCGCTGTCGGCGCCGA gcatgcaggcgcgcaaggaggaggtcaagCAGCAGATCCAGCAGGAGCTTGCTGTCGCTAGCGCCCAGCAGCTCGTCACCAAGATGACGGAGAAC tgCTTCGCCAAGTGCGTCACGCGCCCCGGCCCCTCCCTCGCGGGGTCCGAGGAGCGCTGCCTCTCCCAGTGCATGCAGCTGTACATGGCGGCATTTGACAAGATCTCGCAGACCTACGTCACGCGGATCAGCAAGGAGGGCCGCAAGCAATAG
- a CDS encoding uncharacterized protein (rRNA processing-related protein) translates to MAPKKTGKGKGKERAEPQTEAVVPFGKQLAHTDKSVRDLAVRNLTAFLSAGGEGDEGEGGYTRLEDKEMAKLWKGLFYCFWMSDKPLVQQALATELADLLLRINPRTSGDRDAARLDASLAFLGGFWTALVREWNGIDRLRIDKYYMLIRRYVNASFRLAARAGWSNAAVEGINAILGSEHGPMSWQDKSVPMSLASHIGDVYLQELDKVLAESENAPLIELLRPHIVLIARTRNATLHSRMVGSVFNPLLAGLKDGDEYENIAAKSTVDGEAVDPAQLRTALLRAMFEEASQESTIESNRRKLYALVRAEDDDDE, encoded by the exons ATGGCACCAAAAAAGACCGGCAAAGGaaagggcaaggagcgcgCAGAGCCGCAAACCGAGGCTGTCGTTCCGTTCGgcaagcagctcgcgcatACGGATAAGAGCGTGCGGGACCTGGCCGTGCGTAATCTTACAGCGTTCTTGTCGGctggaggggagggagatgagggcgagggagggTATACCCGtctcgaggacaaggagatgGCAAAGTTGTGGAAGGGGTTGTTTTACT gctTCTGGATGTCGGACAAGCCGCTCGTGCAACAAGCCCTCGCTACCGAactcgccgacctcctcctccgcatcAACCCCCGTACTTCGggcgaccgcgacgccgcccgGCTCGACGCCTCCCTCGCCTTCCTGGGGGGGTTCTGGACCGCTCTCGTGCGCGAATGGAACGGTATCGACCGCCTCCGCATTGACAAGTACTACATGCTCATCCGGCGGTATGTCAACGCGTCTTTCCGCCTGGCCGCTCGGGCTGGATGGAGCAACGCAGCAGTCGAGGGCATCAACGCCATCCTTGGAAGCGAACACGGCCCAATGAGCTGGCAGGACAAGAGCGTGCCCATGTCTCTGGCCAGTCATATCGGCGACGTCTACCTCCAGGAGTTGGACAAGGTTCTGGCTGAAAGTGAGAATGCTCCGCTTATCGAGCTTTTGCGGCCGCATATCGTGCTCATTGCGCGGACGCGGAACGCTACCCTCCACAGCCGGATGGTTGGCTCCGTGTTTAACCCTCTTCTCGCTGGGCTCAAGGACGGAGACGAGTACGAGAACATTGCGGCCAAGAGCAcggtcgacggcgaggcggtggaTCCTGCGCAACTTAGGACGGCACTGCTGCGCGCAATGTTTGAAGAGGCTTCGCAGGAGAGCACGATCGAGAGTAACCGCCGCAAGCTTTATGCGCTTGTGCGggcagaggacgacgacgacgagtag